CTGGGCCACACGATCGTGCTGGTGCCGCAGGCCGCCGCCACGTATTTCGTGCGCCGCAGCTACCACGACGCGTTCAAGCAGTTTCACGGGTACGCGTACTACCGCTACGCCTTCATCCGCAAGCACGGCATGCCCCTGACCATCCGGCAGAAGGCTCCCCTGGCGGGCTTCGCGGCGCTGCTCGCCCTGGCCGTGACAGCGCCGTGGTCGTGGCCGGCGCTGCTGGGCGCCGTGCTGGGCTACTGCGCCGTTTTCCTGTGGCGGGCCTCACTGAAACGGGGCGGCGAGGGCGCGCCGCTGCTGAAGGTCTTTCTGGTGTACCTCGTCGTGCACGCCGCGTATCTGGCAGGAAACGTCCACTACGTGGTGGCGTCGCTGCTGCGTGGGCGGCGGGTGACGTCCGTCTAGGACGCGTGCACCGGGGGCGCCGCGGCGTCCGATGAAGCGCGCTCCTGACGCTGGGCGGCCAGGCCGAGCAGCGTGAACGCGACGGCGGCCGTGCCGGGAATGGCCGTGAGGTGCGCGTCGTACAGCCCGGCGAAGGCCAGGGCCGGCAGGGCCGACCACCACGTCAGGGCTGCGAGCCGGCCCGAGCGGGATGTCAGGGGAAGCAGCAGCGTCAGCCAGTACAGGGCCGCGCCCACCGCGCCGGTCTCGGCCGCCATCTGCAGGGTGTCGTTGTGGGCGTAGTTCACGAGCTGTCGGTCGATGTTGGCGCCGACCCTGCGCTCCTCCGCGCGGAACCGGGGCGCCTCCCGCACGAACTGCCCCACGCCCACGCCGGTCACCGGGGACGCGGCCCACATCTCGCGGCCGTAGCGCCATACCGCCTGCCGGCCCGTTAGGAAACGCGTCCAGGAGTTCGACAGCCCGATCGCCGACTGGCGGGCCGCGAACTGCGCCTGTCCGGCCGGACTCAGGAAGTACGTGCCGGTGCCCAGCGCGGCCGTGAGCAGCGCCGCAGTCAGCAGCGCGCCGCCGCGGGGAGAGCGCCGCCACAGCCACACCACGCCGGGCAGCACCGTGGCGAGCAGTACGGCCGGGATGCTGCTGGAATCCGTCCGGAAATCGGCCACATGCAGGGCGACCAGCAGCGCGAGCAGCAGCGGAGTAAACCACCCAGGGCGCGTGAACAGCAGGGCGCTGCTCAACAGAGCCGCCACGGGAATCAGCAGGCCGCTGAAGTGGCTGGGATTGAAGTAAGGGCCGGTCAGCAGCGCGGGCCCGGCGCCGGGATAGTACGCGAAGCCCGGTACGCCCACGCCGCGGAGTTGCAGCCCCGCCAGCAGCAGTGCGGCGGCCCCGGTGGCGATCACGCCGCCCAGAACCGCGCGGCGGCGTGTGGGGGTGTCCGCGAACCCGTGCACGCACACGGCGGCGCCCACGATGGCCGTCCACGCACCCGCCCAGCGCAGCGCCTGCCAGTGGTCCGGCCCCCACGTGGTGCTGAGCCAGATCCACACCAGCAGCGCCGCCGCGGCGAGGGTCCACGCCGGATGGGTCGTGGGCCACCGCCCGCGCACCGAGGCCGCCAGGACCGCGCTGAGCACGGTCACGCTCCCCAGCGCCGCCAGGCCGTCCAGCCCCCAGCCCCCGGTGCTGCCCTGGGCGAGCACTGCCCACGCCACAGTCACCCCGGCCAGCAGCAGTGTCAGGACGTCGGGCAGGCCGCGCACGGCGCTCAGGAGCGACCCCGCACGCGACGCAGGCCGGCGTCGCACGGCCACACCACGTCGATGGCCCAGCAGCGCTCGTAGGCAGCGCGCGCCTCGGCGAAGCGAGAGAGTTGCTCGAGGTACCCCGCGCGCTCCAGCCACAGGCCCGCGTTGGCCGGATCGAGGGTCAGGGCCGGGTCGAGCAGCGCCACGGCGCGACCATAGCGCTCCTTGAAGGCGTACATGCGCGCATGCTCGAAGGGCACCGCCGCCCAGTGCGGACTGAGCTGCGCGGCCCGCGTGTACGCCACGTCGGCAGCGTGCTGGAGGGCGGGCGTGTCGCGGAAGAACCACAGGCTCCGGGCGGCCGTGGCGTAGCTGAGCTGCAGCGCGGCGTCGCGGGGACTGACCAGCGTGGCCTGCCGGCGCAGGGCGAGCGCCGCGTCGAAATCGCCGCGGCGCTGCGCGGCGTCGGCGGCGGCCGCCCGGCTCTGGCCGCGCCAGTCGGTCACGGCCACCACCAGCGGCACGCACGCCAGCAGGGCGCCGAGCATTGCCACCCACACGCGCACCAGTACATGCAGGGGGGAGACGGCGGCGCGCGCGGTCACGGCAGTGGACCGGACCCGGGGCCGGCGGACTTCAGTCGCCCGCGCCGCGCGGCGTGACCGGGGAGGTGGCGTTCTTCGCGGCGGAGTTGGCGAGGGCCAGGGTGGTCGGGTTGCTGATCGCGGACGTCAGGCTCTCGGCAGAGGTCACGGCCATGTCCGGATTGGCCGCGATCAGGGCGCCCACCTGGGCATCGGTCAGGACCTTGCCGCTGGCCGACTCCAGCACCGCGCGCGTGAGCAGGAGCGTCGGCGCGGGCTTGTTCCCGTACGTCAGGAGGTTGCTGAGCACCGCCGGCGACACCCGCAGGCTCTTGAGCAGCGCGTCGTAGGCGGGCGTGCCGGCCTTGACAGCCTGCAGAGCGGCGGGGTTCAGCGCGACGCCGCGGGCCTTGCCGATCAGCGCCAGCGCCGCGAAGCCGCTGATGGTGGACGTCTGGGCGGCGGCCACGGTGGTGACCAGCGCCGCCGTGGTCAGTAGCAGGGGGGTGAAGTTCATGCGCTCTCCTTGCCGCGGCCAGCCGCGTGACGATCACGGACCAGAGAGGCGTGACCAGGTGTTCACCGTAGCAAGTCGCGGCCCCCGAGGCGGAGGGTTTTTTCACGTCCTGACCGCCCGAACTGGGGGGGGCCTCCCCCCACTTATGGTAGATAATGCCGGGCGTGACCGAACCTCGGATGCAGGAGAACTCCTCGTGACCGCCCTGGGAGCCGACTCGGCTCCGCGCTCGCCGGCAGACATCGACCTCGTGCAGGTGTACGCGGCGCTGCGTCGCCGCTGGCCGGCGCTGCTGCTGATCCCGCTGCTGGTCGGTGGCCTGACTTTTGCCCTCGCGCGACGGCAGGCGCCGGTCTTCGAGGCCTCGACCAGCCTGATGTCCTCGATGCCCGACAGCAGCAACGCCATAGTGAGCGGCGCGTCGCTCACTGCGTCGCAATTGCCGCAGGGCGCGGTGGACGAGGTGATCCACAGCCGCGGCACCGTCACGCGGATCGACGAACTGCTCAGCGATTCGGACCTGTCGCCCGCCACGGTCGAGACCATCCGCAGCGACCTGGACAACGAGCTGGCGATGGAGCGCTTCAAGCGCATCACCGTGCGGTCCAAGCTCGACACCAACCAGCGCGGCGTGTATGAGCTGCGCGCCAGCGCGGGTACGCCCGATGCGGCCCAGCTGCTCGCGTCCAGCGCGGCTCAGGCGCTGCTGGAGTGGGACCTGCGCCGCGCTCAGGAAGGCGTGACGCGCGCGCGGCGCACGTTGCAGCAGCAGCTCGACAACATCAACCAGCGGCTGGCCGCGACGACCGCCGGCTCCGTGGAGCACCAGAGCCTGATCGCCGCGCGTGGTCAACTATTGCTGAATCTGTCGCAGACGGCCGCCTTCGAGGAGGGCGCGCGCGGCAACCTGACGCTGCTGGCCGAAGCGAACGCGCCGCGGGTGCCGGTGTACCCCCGGCCGGTCCGGACCGCGGGGCTGGCTGCGCTGGTGGCGCTGCTCCTCACGGCCGCCGCCATCCTGATCGGAGACGCGCTGCGCCGCCGCATCCAGCACGCCGGCGACCTGCTGGCCGTGGGCGTGCCGGTGCTGGGCGAACTGCCCCGGTTGCGGCGCATCAAGCGCAACGAGGTGGTGGGCGCGGCGCGCAGCGGTGAACTGTACGAATCGGCCGGCTTCGTGCGGGTGAACCTGAGCATGGCGGCCGGGGAACGCGGCTCGATCATCGCCGTGAGCAGTTCCCGGCCCGGTGAGGGCAAGAGCAGCGTGACCGCCGCCACCGCGAGTTCGTTGTCGGTCGCCGGGAAACGCGTGCTGATCATCGACCTGGACCTGCACCGGCCCACGCAGCACGAGTTCTGGCAGGTGATGGGCCGGCCCAGCGTGGCCCTGCCGGGCAGCCACGACTCGCGGCAGACGACGGTGGTGCAGGCCCTCGAGAACCCGTACGCGGCCAGCGTGGTCGACCTGGGCGGCGGCGTCCACCTGCTGCCGGCCGGCGAGACCGGGCGGCGCGCCGCGTCGCTCCTCAGCGCCGAGGGCTTCGGCCAGATCCTGCGGGAGTGGGCCACGGCATACGACGTGGTCCTGATCGACACGCCGCCCCTGCTGGCCCTGTCCGACGGCTACGTGATCGCCCGCAACGCCGACGGCCTGGTGCTGGTCGTGGAGAGCCAGGAAACCTCTGTGCCGGAGGTGGAGCAGGTCCTGCGCGCCGCCCAGTCCAGCGGCGCCCCGGTGATCGGCGCGGTGCTGAACAAGGTCCGGCGCGGCGGTCAGTCGTACTTCTACTCGGCGTACCGGTACACGCGCGCCACCTGAGCAGTCTCAGGTGGCATGGCGTGAGTGCGGGCTCCGTGGTTACAGCAGTTCCACCGCACCCGGCGCGTGGCGGGCTGCTCCGCGCGTGTCGAAGATCTGCGGCACGCGCAGGCTCAGCGCGTTGAAGTCGAAGCACGAGTGGTGCGTGAGGATCACGGCGACGTCCGTCCACGCGCAGGTCTCGTCGTCCAGCTCGGCCCTCACGGCCTGGAGGTGCGGGCCGTGGTGGTGCGGCAGTTCCTCCACATAGGGATCGACGTAGCGCACCTGCGCGCCGTGGCGCTCCAGTTCCCGGATGACGTCCATCGCGGGGCTCTCGCGGGCGTCGTCCACGTCGGGCTTGTAGGTCACGCCCAGCACGAGCACGTGGCTGCCGCGCAGCGCCTTGGCCCGCGCGTTGAGCACGTTCATCAGGCGGCCCACGATGTAGCGGGGCATGCCGCTGTTCACCTGGTCGGCCAGATCGATGAAGCGGGTCGCGAAGCCCTCCTTGCGGGCGCGCCACGCGAGGTAGTGCGGGTCAAGCGGAATGCAGTGCCCGCCGATGCCGGGGCCGGGGTAGAAGGGCATGAAGCCGAAGGGTTTGGTGGCGGCGGCGTCCACGACCTCCCACACGTTCACGCCCAGGGCCTGGCAGATCATGGCGAGTTCGTTCGCGTAGCCGATGTTTACGGCCCGGAAGGTGTTCTCGTGCAGCTTGGCCATCTCGGCCACGCGCGCGGAGCTGACCGGGTGGACGCTCGGCAGGAACGCGCGGTACAGCGCGGTCGCCAACTCGGTGCTGCGCGGACCGATCCCGCCGACCAGTTTGGGGATGTTGCCGGTGTTGAACTTCGCGTTGCCGGGATCGACGCGTTCCGGGCTGAACGCCACAAAGAGGTCCTCGTCGGGGATCAGGCCGCCCTGCGCGAGCATGGGCACCAGCATCTCGTCGGTGGTGCCGGGGTACGTGGTGCTCTCCAGCACGACCAGGGTGCCGGGTCGCACGTGCTCGGCGACCAGGCTGGCCGCGCGCTCGATGTACTTCATGTCCGGCTGCTTGGACTCGTCGAGCGGCGTGGGCACGCACAGGATGTACACGTCGTGTCCAGCCAGGTCGGCGCCGCGGCTGGTGGCGCGCAGCGTGTCCAGACCCAGAAGTTCAGCGACATCGGTGTGCGCCACGTCCTGCACGGGACTGCGGCCGGCGTTGATCTCGTCGACCTTCCTCGCCTGCGGATCGAAACCGGTGACGGCGAAGCCGCTGCGTGCCAGGTGCACCGCCAGCGGGGTGCCCACATACCCCAGGCCGAGCACGGCGATTCTGGCGGTGCGCTGCGCGAGTTTCACGTCGAGGGCGGCGGCGGTGGTGGTCAGGGTCATCACGGTGTGGGCCTCCTGCCGCGTGTGCTCCGGCGGCGAGTGGGACGCCATTGCTCTGGACAATGACGTGCTCGGGTACCGGGTTACCTTACGGAACCGCTGGAGACGTGGTGGAGCGAAAATTTAACACACACGGGCCGTTTCAACCCAATCAGGTGGGTTTACACTGAAGTAAGAGAGTTGTAAGTCGTTTTCAGTCCTCCAAAATAGCTACTGCTGCCGTCTTGTAAGGTATTTGCAAGGCTCGAGTGTATTTAAATCAAACTCTTAGTCGAGATGCAGGATGACTGAACTGGCGGGTCCTGACCGTCCGGCCGTCCGTTCCCCGGTTCCCACCCGGCGTGATCTGCAGCCCTATGCCGGGCGGCAGAGCACGCGCCGGTGGCGCAACATCCACGATGCGCTGCGCGCCCGCCACGCGATGGCCCACAGCGTCGGATAGCCCTCGGCCGATACCGCCTCGGTGCTGTCCGGGGTGACCCCGCCCAGAATCGCCTCCGCGCGGGCGCTCTGCACGGCCACGTCGATCATGCGGTCCACGAGGTCGGCCCGGCCGTCGGCCGGCAGTCCATACCCGTCCATGATCCGGTGGGCGTGCCGCGCCCGCGTGACGGCGTCGGGCAGGCCATGGCGTTCGGCCACGTCGTCATCGTGAAGCTGGGCGTTGAGCCACACCGCGTACGCCAGGTCTGTCAGCGGATCGATTGGCCCGGCAAAATCCCAGTCGATCAGCGCCGACGGTCCCGGCCCTGGCCCCACCAGGTTCCACGGCGCGGCGTCGCCGTGCCCGAACACCCGAATGCCGTCCCCGACCGTTCTGAGCCAGGTCTCCCGCCAGACCGCGTCCGGTGGTGGAACATACGACGCGGTGGCCTCATGGACGCTCCGGAGCAGGCCGCCGATCCGTTCCATGACGTCCTCCGGCCACGGACCGGGATGCGCGCTGACCCCCGGCATGAACGTCACGGTCATGCGGCCGTCCGGCGCGTACCCGTTGCCGACCACCCGGGGCGCACCGCCGAAGCCCACGCTCTCCAGGTGCCGCAGCAGCCCGAGCACCGCGCCTGACCACGGCCCAGCTTCCTTCAGCACGACGTCGCCTCTACGCCGCGCACTCGAGGGCGCTGTTCCGCTGCCAGCGGTGACGAGCGCGTGTTCACCCGGGGAGTCCGCCATGCCGTCAGCGTGCCACACCGCCCGCATGAACCGGTACCGCCCATGGCCCCGTTGCCCTAGGCTGATCGTCATGCGTCTGGAAGGCTTCTACGTGCAGTTCTCGCCGGTGATCGACAGTGCGCAGAACCTGCGGCTGCACGCCCTCCACCGCCGGCTGCGCGAGCAGATTCCGGACGGCGTCACCGAGCTGCAACCGGGGTACGGGAACCTGTACGTGGAATTTGACGCCGAGCGCCTGCGCCGAGAAGAGGTGCAGGAGTGGGTGCGCCGGGCGCTGGCAAGCCTGCCGGCCACCGCCGGCGCAGAGGGGCGACAGGTCGAGATCCCCGTGCGCTACGACGGCGAGGACCTGCCGGACGTGGCCACGCGCACCGGCCTGACCCCAGCCGAGGTGATCCGGCGGCACAGCGGTGCGGATTACCACGTGTACGCCCTGGGCTTCACGCCGGGTTTTCCCTTCCTGGGTGAGGTCGACCCTGCCCTGCGCCTGCCGCGGCGGGACACGCCACGCGCTCAGGTGCCGTTCAACGCCGTGGCGATCGCGCAGGCGCAGTCCTGCGTGTACGCGCTGCCCTCCCCGGGCGGGTGGAACCTGCTGGGCACGGCGCTGACGCTGCTCTACGACCCCAACCGCGCCGGCCCCTTCCTGCTCGCGCCGGGCGACCGGGTGCGCTTCGTACCTGCGGAGGGTGCCACGCCCACCCTGCCCGCCGTGCGCGAGCTGTGGCCCGCCCGGCCGCACACGCCCATCCTTGAGGTGGTGAGGCCCGGGCTGCTCGACGTGCTGGTCGATGGCGGCCGGTTCCACCAGGCGCACACGGGCATGGCGCGCAGCGGTCCGCTGGACGCGCCGGCCGCGGACAACGCAAACAGGTCTGCTGGCAACCCGCCAGGAACGCCGCTGCTGGAACTCACGCTACTGGGACCGGTGCTGCGCGCCCTGCGGAGTGTGACCGTGGGGATTGCCGGCCAGGGCATGACGCCGCTGGTGGACGGCCAGCCCGTGCCAGAGGCGGGCCGCGTGCGCCTGCGGGAGGGTCAGGTGCTGTCCTTCGCGCCGTCCCCCGTCGGCGTGCGGGCGTACCTGGCGGTGGCGGGCGGCGTGCAGACCGTGCCCTTCCTGGGCAGCAGCAGCGTGGACCGCACCGGCCTGATCGGGCGGCCCCTGGCGCGCGGTGACGTGCTGGGCGCGGCGGGGCTGGACGCCGGCGCTCCGTTGCGGCCGTCAGCGCCGGAACCTGGCGACCGCGCAGAGGGTCGCTCAGGCGTGGTCACCCTGCGGCTGAGGCCAGGGCCACAGGCCAGCCTGGAGGCGCTGCGTGCCCTGGCGGACGGAGTATTCACGGTCGGCACCCAGGACCGCATGGGCGTTCGCTTCGAGGGACCGCCCGTACCGGGTGGGCAGGTGGTCAGCGAGGGCACACCGCACGGCGCGGTGCAGGTCACGCCCGCCGGGCAACCCATCTTGCTGCTGAACGACCGGGGGCGAATCGGCGGGTACCACAAGCCGGCCGTGCTGCATCCGGACGACCTGCCACGCGCCGCGCAGTTGCGCCCCAACCAGCGGGTGCGCTTCCAGCCCTTCGTCTCCGGACCGCCCGACACCTGGGCGGCACCGTGGTTCCTGCCCGCTCTCCCCCATTCACCCGAAGGGAGTTCCCAATGACAAGCAACACGACACAGCGTTTTGAGAACCGCGTGGTCCTGGTCACCGGCGCGGGCGGCGGGATCGGCCGCGCGGTCGCCGAGGGCTTCGCGGCCGAGGGTGCCCGCGTCGCCGTGAACGATCTACACCCGCACACGGTGGAAGCCGTCGTCGCGGGCATCACCGCCGCGGGCGGCACAGCTCTGGCCGTCCCCGCCGACGTCTCGGACGCCGCGCAGGTCGAGGCGATGTTTGCCCGCACCGAAGCCGCGCTCGGCCACGTGGACGTGCTGTACAACAACGCGGCCCTGATCGACACCGCCCGCCACTTCCTGGAAGCCGACGAGGCGTGGTGGGACCGCATCCAGCGCGTCAACCTGAAGAGCGTGTTCCTGTGCTCGCACCGCGCCGCGACGGTGATGGCCCGGCGCAGACGGGGCGTCATCATCAGTACGTCGTCGGGTGGGGCGACCCGTGCCCACCGCGGCAACGTGGCCTACGACGCCACCAAGGGCGGGATCGAGGCCATGACCCGCTCGATGGCCCTGGACCTGGCGCCGTACGGCATCCGCGTCAACGGCGTGGTGCCGGGCTTCATCAACACCTACGGCCTGACCGAGGAGCAGCTGCGCGTGCGCGAGAAGACTGTGCCGCTCGGCCGCTACGGTGTGGCGGCGGACATGGTCGGCGCGGCGCTGTTTCTCGCGTCGGACGACGCGGCATACATCACGGGGCAGTTCATCGCGGTGGACGGCGGCGTGCTGGCGCAGCAGCGCAGCGCGAACGTGGACACCTTCCCGGTCGAGGGCTTCCCGGTGATCCCGGCAGACCTCGCGTGAGCGCCACCACCGCAGACGTCGCCGTGATCGGCGCAGGCATCGTCGGCGCAGCGTGCGCGTGGCGGCTGGCGCAGCGCGGCCTGACGGTCCGGGTGCTGGAACGCGACCAGCCGGCGGGCGGCAGTACGGGCCGCAGCGCCGCGGGCGTGCGGGCACAGTTCACCGGCGAGACGAACATCCGGCTGTCGCAGGAGAGCATCGCCGAGTACGCCGCCATGCCCCGCTCGGGCTACCACGCGGACGGCTACCTCATGCTGGTGCCTGAACAGCAGTGGGCGGAGCACCGTGAGGGCGTGGCCCTGCAGCAGCGTCTCGGCGTGCCCAGCGAACTCCTGACGCCGCAGGGAGCGCAGCAGTACGCGGCCTTCGACCCCACGGGCCTCGGCGGGTGCAGCTACTGCCCCACGGACGGGTTCGTGGACGCCCACTCGCTGACCTTCGATTATGTCCGCCTGGCGCGCGAGGCCGGGGCTGCCGTGCAGACCGGCACGGCCGTCACGGCCATCCGGCGCGCGGGAACGGAGTGGCATCTGGACACCACCCGGGGTGAGGTGCGCGCCGGCCAGGTCCTGAACGCGGCCGGCGCGTGGTCCGGCGAGGTCGGCGCGCTGGCCGGGCTGGACATCCCGGTCCGGCCCGCGCGCCGGATGGTGTTCACCACCGGTCCGCTGGACCCGCCGCGCCGACTGCCCATGACCTTCGACCTGGAGAGCGGCGTGTGGCTGCGTTCTGAGGGCGAGCGGCTGATCTTCGGCCGCGCCGATCCCGCCGACGAGGGCTGGCGCGAGGGCCTGAACTGGGAGTGGCTGGACCCCACCCTGGAAGCCGCGCTGGCCCGCTTTCCGTGGCTGGACACAGCAGGACTGGACCGCCGGGCAAGCTGGTGGGGCTACTACGAGGTCACGCCGGACCACCAGGCGATCCTGGGGCGAATGCCCGGCGTGGACGGCTGGCTCAACGCCTGCGGCTTCTCCGGTCACGGCGTGATGCACGCTGCCGCCACCGCGCGTGTCATGGCGCAGGTGGCGTGCGGCGAGGAGCCCTTCATCGACATTCGGCCTCTCCGGTACGAGCGTTTCCTGGGGCCCACAGGGAAAGCGCGGGATATCCAGGTGTGATCCGCCGACCACACGTCCTGATCCGTCCCCAGGCCTGGTTGCTGCAACTCGCTCATTCTGGACAGTCCCTGCGAATCGCCCGTCGGTCTAGTTCACGACCAGAACAGCAGCTTCATTCCTCAAAGCCTCTATAGGCGAACTCTGCCGTAGACATCTTCTGGAGCAGCCCTTTGAGACAGACCAAACCTCCTGAAGCGCGTTTCGCAAGTATCCCGCTGAGCAGCCTGTGCCGTACCAGGGATCCTTGAACCCGACGGTCCACGAGACATTGCTCAAGCCGTCTGCATGGTCTTAATCGCCTGCAAGCACACAGCTCCCAACTCAGGCAGCAAGTTTTGCCCCTATTGGAGCCTGGAAAATTCGATCAGGGCGTCGTCGATCTCCGTGTCTGTGTAGCCGCGGGCGTGCAACTGCATGCGCGTTCGGGTGCGCGCATCTCTGATTGCCACGTCGGTGCGGGCAGCCAGGGTCTGCACGTCCGGATGGCTCGATGCGGCGGCCACCGCCTGCTCCTCGGCCTCCCGGAAGGCCGAGATGATCACGATTTTGCTGCCCCAGGAGCCATAATCTCCGACCACGTCGTCAACTGTACGCCGGTTCATCTGGTGCCCGGCGGTTCATCAAGGCATGCAAAGGGAACCCCCTACGGACGCTGGGCATCGGTCTCATGACGGAGTGTGCACCTGTGTACATTCATTTCCGCCTTGGCCCACATCACGCGCAGGGTTTGATGGGCGGCAGGTGCGGTCCCAGAGGCGCAGTGCCACATGGAAGGGCATCACAGCGGCCCAGCACGGTGTCGATCTGTTGCTGCTCGAAGCCGAGGGCAAGGAGGCGGTCAGTCGCTTCCAGGTGACCGTCGCGCACGGCCCGGTGCAGGCGCTTGACCATGGAGGCGCTTCCGTACAGATCCGCTTCGGCGCCGGCAATTGCGTGGGCCACAGCAACTTGCAGGACCGAGACGATCATCGATTCTCTGTCCCAGACGTCATAGAGGGTGACCACACCCCCGAGGGTACGCCAGCACCCTCCGGCCAGGACACGACGGCGGCCAACATTTCGATGTCAACTCCTGGGTGTCGTCTCCGGGTCAGATCAAGACCCCGTCATCAAAGCCGTAGCACGCGAGGGGCAGATCCCGCCCGAAGCCACGCGCGCCTGTCGCAGCACGGCAGCAATGCACTGCATCGAGAGAGACGTGATCAAGGCACACTGGTTTGAAGTCGTGTTCGGAACGGCGCCGGATGGCCCACGCCCGGCCAGGGCTCAGCCGACCTTCAGCCGCTCCGGCGCGGCCACGAGGCGCAGGAATAGGGCGGTGAGGTGAGGATCAAACTGCCGGCCGGCCTGGGTCTCGAGTTCCCGCCACGCGCGGTCCACGCTCCACGCCTCCTTATAGGGCCGCGCGTGCGTCAGGGCGTCGTACACGTCGCACAGGCCGAAGATCCGTGCCAGCAGCGGAATGCCCTCACCCGACAGGCCATGCGGGTACCCGCCGCCGTCCCAGCGTTCGTGGTGGCTCAGCACCACATCCAGTGCCGCCTGCGGCAGGCTGGGCACGCGCGCGGCCATGTCCGCTCCCACCCGCGCGTGCGTCTGCATCAGGGCCCACTCGGCGGCGTCCAGTGGGCCGGGTTTCAGGAGCACCGCGTCCGGGATCGCCAGCTTGCCGATGTCATGGAGGTACGCGCCCATCCGCAGGGCGTTCAGGGCGTCGTCATCGAGTCCGGCGGCGCGGCCCAGGGCCAGTGCGAGGTCGACCACCCGCCGCGTGTGCCCGGCAGTTTCCATGTCGCGCATCTCCAGCAGCACGCCCAT
This is a stretch of genomic DNA from Deinococcus metalli. It encodes these proteins:
- a CDS encoding O-antigen ligase family protein encodes the protein MRRRPASRAGSLLSAVRGLPDVLTLLLAGVTVAWAVLAQGSTGGWGLDGLAALGSVTVLSAVLAASVRGRWPTTHPAWTLAAAALLVWIWLSTTWGPDHWQALRWAGAWTAIVGAAVCVHGFADTPTRRRAVLGGVIATGAAALLLAGLQLRGVGVPGFAYYPGAGPALLTGPYFNPSHFSGLLIPVAALLSSALLFTRPGWFTPLLLALLVALHVADFRTDSSSIPAVLLATVLPGVVWLWRRSPRGGALLTAALLTAALGTGTYFLSPAGQAQFAARQSAIGLSNSWTRFLTGRQAVWRYGREMWAASPVTGVGVGQFVREAPRFRAEERRVGANIDRQLVNYAHNDTLQMAAETGAVGAALYWLTLLLPLTSRSGRLAALTWWSALPALAFAGLYDAHLTAIPGTAAVAFTLLGLAAQRQERASSDAAAPPVHAS
- a CDS encoding BY-kinase domain-containing protein, coding for MTALGADSAPRSPADIDLVQVYAALRRRWPALLLIPLLVGGLTFALARRQAPVFEASTSLMSSMPDSSNAIVSGASLTASQLPQGAVDEVIHSRGTVTRIDELLSDSDLSPATVETIRSDLDNELAMERFKRITVRSKLDTNQRGVYELRASAGTPDAAQLLASSAAQALLEWDLRRAQEGVTRARRTLQQQLDNINQRLAATTAGSVEHQSLIAARGQLLLNLSQTAAFEEGARGNLTLLAEANAPRVPVYPRPVRTAGLAALVALLLTAAAILIGDALRRRIQHAGDLLAVGVPVLGELPRLRRIKRNEVVGAARSGELYESAGFVRVNLSMAAGERGSIIAVSSSRPGEGKSSVTAATASSLSVAGKRVLIIDLDLHRPTQHEFWQVMGRPSVALPGSHDSRQTTVVQALENPYAASVVDLGGGVHLLPAGETGRRAASLLSAEGFGQILREWATAYDVVLIDTPPLLALSDGYVIARNADGLVLVVESQETSVPEVEQVLRAAQSSGAPVIGAVLNKVRRGGQSYFYSAYRYTRAT
- a CDS encoding nucleotide sugar dehydrogenase; protein product: MTLTTTAAALDVKLAQRTARIAVLGLGYVGTPLAVHLARSGFAVTGFDPQARKVDEINAGRSPVQDVAHTDVAELLGLDTLRATSRGADLAGHDVYILCVPTPLDESKQPDMKYIERAASLVAEHVRPGTLVVLESTTYPGTTDEMLVPMLAQGGLIPDEDLFVAFSPERVDPGNAKFNTGNIPKLVGGIGPRSTELATALYRAFLPSVHPVSSARVAEMAKLHENTFRAVNIGYANELAMICQALGVNVWEVVDAAATKPFGFMPFYPGPGIGGHCIPLDPHYLAWRARKEGFATRFIDLADQVNSGMPRYIVGRLMNVLNARAKALRGSHVLVLGVTYKPDVDDARESPAMDVIRELERHGAQVRYVDPYVEELPHHHGPHLQAVRAELDDETCAWTDVAVILTHHSCFDFNALSLRVPQIFDTRGAARHAPGAVELL
- a CDS encoding phosphotransferase is translated as MLKEAGPWSGAVLGLLRHLESVGFGGAPRVVGNGYAPDGRMTVTFMPGVSAHPGPWPEDVMERIGGLLRSVHEATASYVPPPDAVWRETWLRTVGDGIRVFGHGDAAPWNLVGPGPGPSALIDWDFAGPIDPLTDLAYAVWLNAQLHDDDVAERHGLPDAVTRARHAHRIMDGYGLPADGRADLVDRMIDVAVQSARAEAILGGVTPDSTEAVSAEGYPTLWAIAWRARSASWMLRHRRVLCRPA
- the pxpB gene encoding 5-oxoprolinase subunit PxpB: MRLEGFYVQFSPVIDSAQNLRLHALHRRLREQIPDGVTELQPGYGNLYVEFDAERLRREEVQEWVRRALASLPATAGAEGRQVEIPVRYDGEDLPDVATRTGLTPAEVIRRHSGADYHVYALGFTPGFPFLGEVDPALRLPRRDTPRAQVPFNAVAIAQAQSCVYALPSPGGWNLLGTALTLLYDPNRAGPFLLAPGDRVRFVPAEGATPTLPAVRELWPARPHTPILEVVRPGLLDVLVDGGRFHQAHTGMARSGPLDAPAADNANRSAGNPPGTPLLELTLLGPVLRALRSVTVGIAGQGMTPLVDGQPVPEAGRVRLREGQVLSFAPSPVGVRAYLAVAGGVQTVPFLGSSSVDRTGLIGRPLARGDVLGAAGLDAGAPLRPSAPEPGDRAEGRSGVVTLRLRPGPQASLEALRALADGVFTVGTQDRMGVRFEGPPVPGGQVVSEGTPHGAVQVTPAGQPILLLNDRGRIGGYHKPAVLHPDDLPRAAQLRPNQRVRFQPFVSGPPDTWAAPWFLPALPHSPEGSSQ
- a CDS encoding SDR family NAD(P)-dependent oxidoreductase; translated protein: MTSNTTQRFENRVVLVTGAGGGIGRAVAEGFAAEGARVAVNDLHPHTVEAVVAGITAAGGTALAVPADVSDAAQVEAMFARTEAALGHVDVLYNNAALIDTARHFLEADEAWWDRIQRVNLKSVFLCSHRAATVMARRRRGVIISTSSGGATRAHRGNVAYDATKGGIEAMTRSMALDLAPYGIRVNGVVPGFINTYGLTEEQLRVREKTVPLGRYGVAADMVGAALFLASDDAAYITGQFIAVDGGVLAQQRSANVDTFPVEGFPVIPADLA
- a CDS encoding NAD(P)/FAD-dependent oxidoreductase; its protein translation is MSATTADVAVIGAGIVGAACAWRLAQRGLTVRVLERDQPAGGSTGRSAAGVRAQFTGETNIRLSQESIAEYAAMPRSGYHADGYLMLVPEQQWAEHREGVALQQRLGVPSELLTPQGAQQYAAFDPTGLGGCSYCPTDGFVDAHSLTFDYVRLAREAGAAVQTGTAVTAIRRAGTEWHLDTTRGEVRAGQVLNAAGAWSGEVGALAGLDIPVRPARRMVFTTGPLDPPRRLPMTFDLESGVWLRSEGERLIFGRADPADEGWREGLNWEWLDPTLEAALARFPWLDTAGLDRRASWWGYYEVTPDHQAILGRMPGVDGWLNACGFSGHGVMHAAATARVMAQVACGEEPFIDIRPLRYERFLGPTGKARDIQV